AGAACTTCAAAAGCAATTGTCTAGTATTGAAGCTAATATAATGCAATTACAAGAAAAACTAAACTCAATTGATAAAACTTCTCAATATACAAAAGAATTAGAAGAAAAAGAAAGCGAAGTTGAAAACAAAAGCAATGAGATACAGTCTTCAATTGATGAACAGAAGCATGCTGAGATTAGAAAAATATTCAATTATATAATAAAAGAAATACTCGGCGTAAATGCTTTGCTTTCTTTGAAACTAAATAAGAATGGTAATGTTGAATTCGAAGCAACTATTCAAAATCCTGAGAGCTTGGCTATTACAGATCAAGATGGTGGATCAACATATCGAAAAATGCTCTGCATAGCTTTTGATCTATCACTCTTAATTTATTATGCAAACAGATCATTTTACCGTTTTGTATATCACGATGGATCACTTGAAGCTTTGGATAATAGAAAAAAAATACGCTATATTTCAACAGTTAAAAAAATATGTGCAGACTATAATTTGCAATATATACTTACTGTTATTGACTCTGATTTACCAAGGGATGAGTATGGGAATGTTATACAATTCCAAGAAAATGAGATTTGCTTGAAGCTTCATGATAGAGATGATAGTGGTAAATTATTTAAGAAGAGTTTCTAAATTGCTATAATAGAATAATTACTGCTATTAGACTAGAAAATTATCAGATTAATCAGTTCAAATTAACTCCTCAATGCTTTCTCCTTAATTTGTAAATAGACTCTAAGTCTTCAAGCTATTCCCTTATCTTTATTAAAAATATTTTTTTGCAAAATGATTTAATTTTTCCTCCTCCAACCTCCTAACATCGAGACTTAAACTTCTTAAACCTTAACCTGATCCTCGGAAACCAAGTTTTCCCAAGCCTTAACCCTCTCTAAAACGTGGTTGTTGAGTGTAAAGGGCTTATCACTCTTAGCGTTCTGTTTCATGTAATGTAACGTACCCTTAGAAAACCCTAACTTTTTCCAATCAACATAAGAAATACTCAGGATCTTTTGCCTTATTTCTTTTCTTCTCTTTCCTTTTTCTTCTTAACATAAAAAGAACAGTAAAATTAATATAAATTTTCATATTAATTTTTAAATGTATTACGGCTATTGTTTACGGTTCTTGTGTAAATGTTTGCTTTTTAATTCAAATGAAAATCCTAAGAAATTACGTGAAAATAACGTGAAAACTACGTAAAAATACATAGGAAATAAGTAAAGTCTACGTATAATTCCTGTAAAAACTACGTATATTTTTAAGAAGTTCAATAAACCAAGCACAGAAGCAAGGTAAAGTCCTTTAGTCAATAAATTGAAAATCTTAATTTCCTGAAAAGCTGTTCTACTGGTAACGATTTAAGCTAATTATATATAAGTTTTCGTTTTCATTAGATATCTAGCGAAACATTTATATACTTTGAGTGCGTATATAGTATATGTACTTGTAAGTTTTTATGGGTGCACAGTGTAAAATTATTATTAATTTGGATAGGGGTTGGTTTAAAAATGGCTTGTGAGAAGTTTAAAAAATATAAACCGCAAAAAGAACAGCAAGTTTTACTTGAACAGATAATGATTATTATTAACGATTATATGATAAAAGGATTCGTGCTTACTTGTAGGCAAATATATTATCAGCTTGTAGCAAGAGTTATTTTAACTAATAATCAGAAAAATTATAACAAAGTAACTAAAATAATTTCAAATGCTAGAATGGCTGGAATTATTGATTGGAATGCGATAGTAGATAGAAACCGTGAATCATATATGCACTATTATAATTTAGGTATAGACGATGCAATAAATGATACACTAGAACAGTATAGGGTAAATAGGATGCTTTTGCAAGATGTATATATTGAAGTTATGATAGAGAAAATGGCTATCTATGACATTATAAAAACAGTTACAAATAAATATTCAATTAGGCTTACAGGTGACAAAGGCTTCTGCTCTAATACTATACTTTATGATATATCAAAAAGAATGATAAGGGCTTTACAAGAAGGTAAGACTGCATATATTCTTTATGTTGGTGATCATGATCCTAGTGGATTAACGATGGATAAAACCATTAAAGAAACAATAAGTCTAATGGGTGCAAATGGCGTTGAATTTAGACGCGTAGCCTTAACATTTGAACAAGTAAAAGAATATAATTTGCCTCCAAATGTTGTGAAAGATGGGGATAGGAATTCAGGGAAATATAAAGAAGAGCATGGTTCTACTTCCTGGGAATGTGATGCATTACCACCTGAAATTTTAGTAGAGTTGTTAGAGACTGAAGTACTAAAAATTATTGACATTGAAAATTATAACTACATGTGTAAGGTAGAGGAAGAAGATAAAGAGAAACTTAGACAAATAATTGACAGTATTAAAATGACTAACAACTATGGGGTGGCGTAATGGTAACAATTGATCCTGAATTTAAAAAACTTATTGATCCACTTAACGAACAAGAAAGAGAAGACCTAGAAAACAGCATACGTGAAAATGGTTTTAATCCTGCTTTTCCTGTCATATTATGGAAAAATCACGATATAGTTGTAGATGGTCACAATAGGTTTGAAATCTGTCAAAAATTAAATGTTGAGCCAAAAATTATAGAGCAAGAGTTTGAAAGCCGTGAAGCTGTAAAAGAGTGGATGATTCGGGCACAACTGTCTAGGAGAAACTTAACACCTGAACAGCTCTCATATTTTAGAGGGCTTAAATACAATACAGAGAAATCGAGTTATGGCGGTTCAAGTTGCAAAAATTGCAACTCGAAAACTAATGAGAAGCTTGCTAAAGAGTTTGGTGTAAGTGCTAGAACCATCTCCAATGATGGGAAATATACTGAAGCAATTGATAAGATTTGTAAAGTCTGTGATATTAGCAAGCAAGAGTTATTAAGAGATTTTAAAAAATCTGATATCATAGAATTAGCAGACATGCCTGAAAATAAGGTAAAAGATGGACTTGAAAAGCTTAGAAGTGGGGATAAAAAGAAAAAGAATGCAAAAGGATCTTGCCCTTATTATCTTGAGTTTGACTCTGAAATAAATAAGAAGATTATAGAAATGGCAAGAGGGAATGCAAAAGCATTGTTTGAAAGTCTTATAAATGCGGAATATGAAAGGAGGCATTAAACATGCCTCAATTTAAACCTTTATACTCAGAAAAAGACTTCCTAGATGCTCTTAATGGAGAACTCCGGACCCTTGGCGGTATAACTAAAAAAGTCGGTTGTGCTAGGATGACCTGTATGAACTACATTAATAGTCTTGTTGAAGCTGGAAAGGTTGAGAAGCTTTCAGTAGATGATGGACAGCTTTATGTTTATAAAAAGGTTGAGTGAGAGTCACAGAATAACTAAAGAATTTATAAATAAGCTTACCGATTTAATTTAATTCTTCTCTATCCTTCTCAACAATAAAATTAATATAAATTTTCATATTAATTTTGAAAAGGAATATGGTTGTTTACGGTTTTGTGTATATATTTGCTTTTCAACTCACATGAAAAGTATATGAAAATCCTAAGAAAATCCTAAGAAATTACGTGAAAACTACATGAAAACTACGTAGAAATACATATGAAATACGATAATTACCGTATAAACTACGTAGATTTTAATAAGTGCAAGAAATCAAGCACAGAAGTCACAGAAGTCATAAAATAGAGCAATCTATCCGGAATCCTTAGAAATGCTTAAATACTTAAACCTGAAAAGCTCTAATTACCCTTCTTTTGCTTAGTTTCTCTGGTAAAAGACTTCGTTTAAAATGAAGGCTCTAATCTGGACCTAGTTTAAAGTGAAATTACAGAATATTAT
This window of the Methanosarcina mazei S-6 genome carries:
- a CDS encoding ParB N-terminal domain-containing protein, producing MVTIDPEFKKLIDPLNEQEREDLENSIRENGFNPAFPVILWKNHDIVVDGHNRFEICQKLNVEPKIIEQEFESREAVKEWMIRAQLSRRNLTPEQLSYFRGLKYNTEKSSYGGSSCKNCNSKTNEKLAKEFGVSARTISNDGKYTEAIDKICKVCDISKQELLRDFKKSDIIELADMPENKVKDGLEKLRSGDKKKKNAKGSCPYYLEFDSEINKKIIEMARGNAKALFESLINAEYERRH